One Trichosurus vulpecula isolate mTriVul1 chromosome 7, mTriVul1.pri, whole genome shotgun sequence genomic region harbors:
- the RPL26 gene encoding 60S ribosomal protein L26: MKFNPFVTSDRSKNRKRHFNAPSHIRRKIMSSPLSKELRQKYNVRSMPIRKDDEVQVVRGHYKGQQIGKVVQVYRKKYVIYIERVQREKANGTTVHVGIHPSKVVITRLKLDKDRKKILERKAKSRQVGKEKGKYKEETIEKMQE, encoded by the exons ATGAAGTTCAATCCCTTTGTGACCTCTGACCGAAGCAAGAACCGCAAGAGGCATTTCAATGCCCCCTCCCACATACGGAGGAAAATCATGTCGTCCCCTCTGTCGAAGGAACTGAGACAGAAGTACAACGTCCGCTCCATGCCCATCCGGAAGGACGATGAAGTCCAG GTTGTTCGAGGACACTACAAAGGTCAGCAAATTGGCAAGGTGGTCCAGGTTTACAGAAAGAAATACGTGATCTACATTGAGCGTGTGCAGCGGGAGAAGGCTAATGGTACAACTGTCCATGTGGGCATTCATCCCAGCAAG GTGGTAATCACAAGGCTAAAGCTGGACAAAGATCGCAAAAAGATCCTTGAGCGAAAAGCCAAATCTCGCcaagtaggaaaggaaaagggcaaaTATAAGGAAGAAACTATTGAGAAAATGCAAGAGTAA